The Haloferax volcanii DS2 DNA segment CGGGCATCGTCGTCTCGACGGCCCGGCGCTGGGCGTCGAGTTCGAACCGGGTCTCGCGGCCGAACCAGACCCACGTCGTCGCGGTGGGAGCCGCGACCGCCCGCGGGGCATCGACGGGTTCGGAGAGCGCGTCGTCGAGTTCCGCGGCCACTTCGGCGGCCCGGTCGAGCGCGTCGTTCAGGGCGCTCATGTCGGCGTCGACGGCGTCGCGGTGCCAGCGGATTCCCCAGCCCTCGGGCGGGTCACCGCCGAGCAGGTCCGACATTCCCGCCAGTTCGCGGGCGGCGGCCTCGTCGCGGGTGTCGACGCGGACGCCCTCCGAATCGGGGTCGAGCGTCGCCAGCCCCGCGACGGCGCGGACCTCGCCGGTCAGTTCGGCGCGGCGGGAAGCCCACGGCGGGGCCGACTCCACGACCTGCACGCGGACCTCGTCACCGACCTCGACGCGGCCGTCGATGTCGCCGTACGAGAGGTAGCCCTCGGTCTCACCGAGGTCGCAGACCGCGCCGCCGCCGAGGGTGTCAGTCACGCGGGCGTCGAACACCGCGCCGGTCGGCGCGGGGTCGTCCCACGCGAAGGTGTCGATGCCGAGGTCCGAGAGGCGCTCGGTGGCCGTTGCGACCGCCTCGGGCGCGCCGGTCGCGCCGACGCCCTGCCGGTTCCGCGTCGTCTCGACCGACACGTCGTGGTCCGACGAGTCGAACTCGGCGTCGAAGCGCTCACGAATCGGCCCGGACGCCTGCACCACGTCGTGGCCGTCGTCGAGGAAGACGCTCGTGAGCGCGGTGGCGTAGATGCCGCGGACGCGGACTCTCATAGCTCGTCGGCGTCGCGGGCGAAGGTGACGCGGGCGTCGACCGTCGGGCCGAGGGTCAGTTCGACTTTCCCCTCCGAGAGCACGCGGCCGCCCTCGATGGGGACGCCCCACGAGTCGAACTTGAGGTAGCCCCGGAGCTCCGCGCCGTGGGTGTAGAGGTCGACGTGGTCGACGACGTGCTCCTGCACGTCGGTGGCGCTGTGGGCCATCTCCATGTCCGAGTAGACGGTGCCGCCGTCGCCGAAGAACGCGGCGATGGCGTCTGC contains these protein-coding regions:
- a CDS encoding DUF7532 family protein, which encodes MHFDPREQAALREVGLDTDDLRAASDLVSDAVESDADAIAAFFGDGGTVYSDMEMAHSATDVQEHVVDHVDLYTHGAELRGYLKFDSWGVPIEGGRVLSEGKVELTLGPTVDARVTFARDADEL
- a CDS encoding DUF402 domain-containing protein, giving the protein MRVRVRGIYATALTSVFLDDGHDVVQASGPIRERFDAEFDSSDHDVSVETTRNRQGVGATGAPEAVATATERLSDLGIDTFAWDDPAPTGAVFDARVTDTLGGGAVCDLGETEGYLSYGDIDGRVEVGDEVRVQVVESAPPWASRRAELTGEVRAVAGLATLDPDSEGVRVDTRDEAAARELAGMSDLLGGDPPEGWGIRWHRDAVDADMSALNDALDRAAEVAAELDDALSEPVDAPRAVAAPTATTWVWFGRETRFELDAQRRAVETTMPGHHRTKAASQKASAGVDLAEALCESVGDGEFPFGVVTAQFGPLEGDDVEIGHGKPDGRLITLGSGEVTDRDPEGTVELRRGMTGGGTYDALGVDRESGDVAVTKFREGRWWYPTVYRDADGGVKGTYVNICTPVECFPDQIRYVDLHVDVVKHADGTVERVDDDELDEAVEAGHISEELAEKARSVASSLESALSG